Proteins encoded together in one Chelonoidis abingdonii isolate Lonesome George chromosome 1, CheloAbing_2.0, whole genome shotgun sequence window:
- the ADAMTS1 gene encoding A disintegrin and metalloproteinase with thrombospondin motifs 1 produces the protein MGPAPALASLLLAALLCLCPRGARCSPGPLEEQELIVPVRLDSAAEPAAKRLYLLHAFGKRLSLELEPDSSFLAPDFRLQYLGSRPREEEEAVPEQGAALGNQPAGDLARCFYSGTVNRDPSSAAALSLCEGLRGAFYLQGEEYFIQPANASQQQLHLLRRRLQSRGHQSGGSKCGVTDQSSPLAAEGQQAHVGQTETGSTRKKRFVSSPRYVETMLVADQSMAEFHGSGLKHYLLTLLSVAAKLYKHPSIRNSISLVLVKILVIYDEQKGPEVSSNAALTLRNFCGWQKQHNPPSDRHAEHYDTTILFTRQDLCGAKTCDTLGMADVGTICDPNRSCSIIEDDGLQAAFTTAHELGHVFNMPHDDAKQCANINGLNRDSHMMASMLSNLDRSQPWSPCSAYMITTFLDNGHGECLLDKPHKPIQLPSDLPGTLYDANRQCQFTFGDESKHCPDTASTCTTLWCTGISGGLLVCQTKHFPWADGTSCGEGKWCVNGKCVNKTEKKHYDTPVHGSWGSWGPWGDCSRTCGGGVQYSFRECDNPVPKNGGKYCEGKRVQYRSCNIEDCPDNNGKTFREEQCETHNDISKSPFGSGPAVEWTPKFAGVSPKDRCKLVCRAKGTGYFFVLQPKVVDGTSCSPDSTSVCVQGQCVKAGCDRMIGSSKKFDKCGICGGNGSTCKKVSGTLVSAKAGYHDVVTIPAGATNLEVKQRNNRGSRHDGSFLAIKAADGTYILNGDYTLSTLEQDITYKGSVLRYSGSSAALERIRSFSPLTEPLTIQVLTVGDSPQPKIKYTYFVKKPLQSGSEKASSKKKESFNAIKETILSEWVIEEWGECSKSCGSGWQRRSVKCRDFNGQSATDCAKELKPNDLRPCADMPCPQWQLGDWSPCSKTCGKGFKKRLLKCMSYDGSMLPQESCDPSKKPKHLIDFCNVTKCT, from the exons atggggccagccCCTGCACtcgcctccctgctgctggcggcgctgctctgcctctgcccgcGGGGCGCTCGCTGCAGCCCCGGGCCGCTGGAGGAGCAGGAGCTGATCGTGCCCGTGCGGCTGGACTCCGCGGCCGAGCCGGCTGCCAAGAGGCTCTATCTCCTGCACGCCTTCGGGAAGCGGCTGAGCTTGGAGCTGGAGCCAGACAGCAGCTTCCTGGCTCCGGACTTCAGGCTGCAGTACTTGGGCAGCCGCCCccgggaagaggaggaggcggTGCCGGAGCAGGGAGCCGCGCTCGGGAACCAACCTGCAGGTGACCTGGCGCGCTGCTTCTACTCCGGCACGGTAAATCGGGACCCGAGCTCTGCCGCCGCCCTCAGCCTCTGCGAGGGGCTCCGAGGGGCTTTCTACTTGCAGGGGGAAGAGTACTTCATCCAGCCGGCTAAcgcctcccagcagcagctccacctccTGCGCCGGCGGCTGCAGAGCCGCGGCCACCAGAGCGGCGGCTCCAAGTGCGGGGTGACAGACCAGAGCTCCCCCCTGGCCGCAGAGGGACAGCAGGCGCACGTGGGCCAGACAG aaaCTGGAAGCACAAGGAAAAAAAGATTTGTGTCCAGCCCTCGCTATGTGGAAACCATGCTTGTAGCAGACCAATCCATGGCAGAGTTTCATGGCAGTGGATTGAAGCACTATCTCCTGACTCTGTTGTCTGTGGCAGCCAAATTATACAAGCATCCCAGTATCCGAAACTCTATTAGTCTGGTGTTGGTAAAGATTCTGGTCATCTATGATGAGCAGAAGGGACCTGAAGTTTCTTCTAATGCTGCCCTTACCTTAAGGAACTTCTGCGGTTGGCAAAAGCAACACAACCCACCCAGTGACCGACATGCAGAGCACTATGACACCACAATCCTCTTTACCAGACAG GACCTTTGTGGTGCCAAGACATGTGATACCCTTGGGATGGCTGATGTGGGAACAATTTGTGATCCAAACCGCAGTTGCTCTATCATAGAAGATGACGGATTGCAAGCTGCCTTCACAACTGCTCATGAACTAG gccatgTGTTTAACATGCCCCATGATGACGCAAAGCAGTGTGCCAATATTAATGGTCTAAACCGGGATTCCCACATGATGGCGTCTATGCTTTCCAATCTGGATCGAAGCCAACCTTGGTCTCCGTGCAGTGCCTACATGATTACAACATTTTTGGATAATGGTCATG GTGAGTGTTTACTGGACAAGCCCCACAAACCTATACAGCTTCCCTCTGATCTCCCTGGAACTTTGTATGATGCCAATAGGCAGTGCCAGTTTACATTTGGAGATGAGTCCAAACATTGTCCGGACACAGCCAGCACGTGTACAACTTTGTGGTGTACGGGCATCTCTGGAGGATTGCTTGTGTGCCAAACTAAACACTTTCCTTGGGCAGATGGCACCAGTTGTGGAGAAGGGAAATGGTGTGTGAATGGCAAGTGTGTAAACAAGACTGAGAAGAAGCATTATGAt ACCCCTGTCCATGGAAGCTGGGGATCATGGGGACCCTGGGGAGACTGCTCAAGGACATGTGGTGGTGGAGTGCAGTACTCCTTTAGAGAGTGTGATAACCCAGTTCCAAAGAATGGCGGAAAGTACTGTGAAGGCAAACGGGTGCAATACCGTTCGTGTAATATTGAGGACTGTCCAGATAATAATG GCAAAACCTTCAGAGAAGAACAGTGTGAAACACACAATGACATTTCCAAATCCCCTTTTGGAAGTGGACCTGCAGTGGAATGGACACCCAAGTTTGCTGGAGTCTCTCCAAAGGACAGATGCAAACTTGTCTGCCGAGCAAAAGGCACCGGATATTTCTTTGTTCTGCAACctaag gttgtgGATGGCACCTCATGTAGCCCAGACTCCACTTCTGTCTGTGTACAGGGACAATGTGTAAAGGCTGGCTGTGATCGTATGATAGGCTCCAGTAAGAAATTTGACAAATGTGGTATCTGTGGAGGCAATGGATCTACCTGTAAGAAAGTATCGGGCACACTCGTTAGTGCAAA AGCTGGTTATCATGATGTTGTCACCATTCCTGCTGGAGCAACCAACCTTGAAGTTAAGCAACGAAATAACAGGGGTTCACGACATGATGGCAGTTTCCTTGCTATTAAAGCTGCTGATGGCACATATATTCTTAATGGTGACTACACTCTATCGACATTGGAACAAGACATTACTTATAAAGGCAGTGTTTTGAGGTACAGTGGCTCATCTGCAGCTTTGGAAAGAATCCGCAGTTTCAGCCCACTGACGGAACCTTTAACTATCCAGGTTCTGACTGTGGGTGACTCACCTCAACCTAAAATCAAATATACCTATTTTGTGAAGAAACCACTACAGTCTGGGTCTGAGAAagcttccagcaaaaagaaagaatCTTTTAACGCCATCAAGGAGACGATCTTATCTGAATGGGTTATTGAAGAATGGGGAGAATGTTCAAAGTCATGTGGGTCCGGTTGGCAAAGAAGATCTGTCAAATGCAGAGACTTTAATGGGCAGTCTGCCACAGACTGTGCAAAAGAACTCAAACCAAATGATCTCCGACCATGTGCAGACATGCCCTGCCCACAATGGCAATTGGGAGACTGGTCACCATGTTCTAAGACATGTGGGAAAGGATTCAAGAAGAGattattaaaatgtatgtcttaCGATGGCAGTATGTTGCCACAAGAAAGCTGTGACCCTTCAAAGAAACCTAAACACTTAATAGACTTTTGCAATGTTACAAAGTGCACTTAA